One stretch of Bradyrhizobium canariense DNA includes these proteins:
- the cnbZ gene encoding 2-amino-5-chloromuconate deaminase CnbZ: MIETIEAANGGYRFMPGVSQYSCGIGALPGFAIERVRFSRVVPLKQGFERIAEIIKAAGRPLTAFGACELRSPAPFTEEGFKAFNQVYIKTLIEWGLMKDGVNPVARSNVCPKIDPPAEPGFHAFSFTTVAPNAPASFVIAGSGESVEGKANYRDHTVRLGDTSPAGMLEKAKWVLDEMERRMSAFSGGWGQTTAAQLYTVRDVFPFLESELGRRGVLRSGLTWHFNRPPVVDLEYEMDCRRVHIERVVEV, translated from the coding sequence ATGATCGAGACCATCGAGGCGGCGAACGGCGGCTACCGGTTCATGCCAGGCGTAAGCCAGTATTCATGCGGCATCGGTGCGCTCCCGGGCTTCGCCATCGAGCGCGTGCGTTTTTCCAGGGTGGTTCCCTTGAAACAGGGCTTTGAGAGGATCGCAGAGATCATCAAGGCGGCCGGCCGGCCGCTGACGGCGTTCGGCGCCTGCGAATTGCGTTCGCCCGCGCCCTTCACCGAGGAAGGTTTTAAGGCCTTCAACCAAGTCTACATCAAGACGTTGATCGAATGGGGCCTGATGAAGGATGGCGTCAATCCGGTCGCGCGTAGCAATGTCTGTCCGAAGATCGATCCGCCTGCCGAGCCGGGCTTCCATGCCTTCTCGTTCACAACTGTTGCCCCCAATGCGCCGGCGTCGTTTGTCATCGCCGGCAGCGGTGAATCGGTCGAGGGTAAAGCCAATTATCGCGACCATACGGTTCGGCTTGGCGACACCAGCCCAGCAGGAATGCTGGAGAAGGCAAAATGGGTGCTGGACGAAATGGAGCGGCGCATGAGTGCGTTCTCCGGTGGCTGGGGCCAGACCACGGCGGCGCAGCTCTATACTGTCCGCGATGTCTTCCCGTTTCTGGAGAGTGAACTTGGCCGTCGCGGTGTGCTGCGCTCCGGTCTGACCTGGCACTTCAACCGGCCACCCGTGGTCGATCTGGAATACGAGATGGATTGCCGCAGGGTTCACATCGAACGCGTGGTCGAGGTTTGA
- a CDS encoding aspartate dehydrogenase, translating to MADLSKRSPALRVAIVGLGPIGIKVAEALDRGIDGLVLSAVSVQHPDKHRDWLAKLSRPPAILPIDGLAEVADIVIECAPSKLVRSIVAPFVKSGKTAVVLSAGALLENDDLIDLARQNGGQIVVPTGALIGLDAVTAAAVGEITSVRMVTRKPVRGLAGAPYIVENNIDIEKITEPLRIFEGTAREAAKGFPANLNVAVALSLAGIGPDRTRLEIWADPALTRNMHRVEVESDSARFSMSIENIPSENPKTGRITALSVIAWLRKQRAALRVGT from the coding sequence ATGGCGGATTTATCGAAGCGTTCTCCCGCCCTGCGGGTTGCGATTGTTGGGCTTGGACCGATCGGGATCAAGGTCGCCGAGGCGTTGGACCGTGGTATCGACGGCTTGGTGCTTTCAGCGGTGTCGGTGCAACATCCGGACAAGCACCGCGACTGGCTCGCCAAGCTCTCACGGCCGCCCGCTATCCTGCCGATCGATGGGCTTGCTGAAGTCGCCGATATCGTCATCGAATGTGCGCCCAGCAAGCTCGTCCGCTCGATCGTCGCGCCGTTCGTGAAAAGCGGCAAGACAGCCGTCGTGCTCAGCGCGGGCGCGCTGCTCGAAAACGATGACCTCATCGACCTCGCCAGGCAAAACGGCGGTCAGATCGTGGTGCCGACGGGTGCGTTGATCGGCCTCGATGCCGTCACCGCCGCGGCGGTCGGCGAGATAACGTCCGTGCGGATGGTGACGCGAAAGCCGGTCCGCGGCCTTGCCGGTGCTCCCTATATCGTCGAGAACAATATCGATATCGAGAAAATCACGGAACCGCTCCGGATATTCGAAGGAACGGCGCGAGAAGCCGCCAAGGGATTTCCAGCCAACCTGAATGTCGCGGTGGCGCTGTCGCTGGCCGGAATTGGCCCAGACCGGACCCGGCTGGAAATCTGGGCCGATCCTGCCCTGACGCGCAATATGCATCGGGTTGAGGTGGAGTCGGATTCCGCGCGGTTCTCGATGTCGATCGAGAACATCCCTTCCGAAAATCCCAAGACCGGTCGTATCACCGCGCTCTCGGTGATTGCGTGGCTGCGCAAGCAGCGCGCCGCGCTTCGCGTCGGGACTTGA
- a CDS encoding amino acid ABC transporter substrate-binding protein: protein MFGSILVRCSVVLSTVVMAVASLSAATSQARAEDVIRFGAPLPLTGPLAPEGIKQQQGYDLWAEQANKAGGISVGGKKYKVEIVYADYQSNTPRAVQTTEQMITQDNVNFLFGAFGSGAAKAASTVSEKYKVPTIAAAASSSQVYDQGYKYLFGTFTPNDTLTTPLTQIIKAKAPDVKKVAILARNDLFPLAIAQEMEKSAKANGLDVVYFEKYAIGTLDHSASLSQIKSLSPQWIFVTGYINDLLLVRKQMVDQQMKAPVVTMIAGPAYQDFIESAGQTAENITSASWWHPAEQYNGKDIFGTTSNFVKLFRDKYKSEPDYGQASAAVCGALFQLAIEKAGSLDRDKVRDALASLDVVTFWGPVKFGPNGQINSLEPPVFQIQGAKPVVLFPEAIKQGDLKLGVN from the coding sequence ATGTTTGGTTCGATATTGGTCCGTTGCTCGGTGGTCCTGAGCACCGTCGTCATGGCGGTCGCGTCCTTGAGCGCCGCGACGTCTCAGGCCAGGGCGGAAGACGTCATTCGCTTCGGCGCCCCGCTGCCGTTGACGGGTCCCTTGGCGCCTGAAGGCATCAAGCAGCAGCAGGGATACGATCTCTGGGCGGAACAGGCCAACAAGGCCGGCGGCATTTCGGTGGGCGGCAAGAAATACAAGGTCGAGATCGTCTACGCCGACTATCAATCCAACACGCCGCGGGCGGTTCAGACCACCGAGCAGATGATCACGCAGGACAACGTCAACTTCCTGTTCGGCGCGTTCGGCTCCGGCGCCGCCAAGGCGGCGAGCACGGTATCGGAAAAATACAAGGTGCCGACGATCGCCGCGGCCGCCTCGTCATCCCAGGTCTACGATCAGGGATACAAATATCTCTTCGGCACGTTCACGCCGAACGATACACTCACCACGCCGTTGACGCAGATCATCAAGGCGAAGGCGCCCGACGTGAAGAAAGTCGCCATTCTGGCGCGCAACGATCTGTTTCCGCTGGCGATCGCGCAGGAAATGGAGAAATCAGCCAAGGCGAACGGGCTCGATGTCGTCTATTTCGAGAAATACGCGATCGGCACGCTCGACCACTCGGCGTCTCTGTCGCAGATCAAATCGCTGTCGCCGCAATGGATCTTCGTCACCGGCTACATCAACGATCTCTTGCTGGTCCGCAAGCAGATGGTCGATCAGCAGATGAAAGCGCCCGTGGTGACGATGATCGCGGGTCCCGCCTACCAGGATTTCATTGAATCCGCGGGCCAGACCGCCGAAAACATTACCAGCGCCTCATGGTGGCATCCCGCCGAGCAATACAACGGCAAGGATATCTTCGGCACCACCAGCAATTTCGTGAAGCTGTTCCGCGACAAATACAAGAGCGAGCCGGATTACGGCCAGGCATCGGCCGCGGTTTGCGGCGCGTTGTTTCAGTTGGCGATCGAGAAGGCCGGTTCACTCGATCGCGACAAGGTTCGCGACGCGCTTGCCAGCCTCGACGTCGTGACGTTCTGGGGCCCGGTCAAGTTCGGACCCAACGGCCAGATCAATTCGCTCGAGCCGCCGGTGTTCCAGATTCAGGGCGCCAAGCCCGTGGTGCTGTTCCCGGAAGCAATCAAGCAGGGCGACCTCAAGCTCGGCGTCAACTGA
- a CDS encoding LysR family transcriptional regulator, whose amino-acid sequence MIESTAIRYFRSVTESGSIKQAAASLRIAPSAISRQVQAIEEELSVKLFDRGARGMVLTDAGHLLYRYAVENRNQLDGIRVRVQEFDTLRRGQVKIATVEGMLANFLSNFVVDLAGDYPGISVSITVLGSRAVAEMVGHNDVDLGLVFGRSPRRDLIELARMQQSLCLIVSPRHPLAGRNHCSVKDLAGLRVVVPDPSFGIRQEIDRACANNKIRLEICNETNSLTFAQTLAARTDLATFLPRDTAMPSLEAGLLVAVPLRDTRLEATQVTLVQLATRNMSPSCRLVADLLVGRMKAVKE is encoded by the coding sequence ATGATTGAATCGACCGCCATCAGATACTTTCGATCCGTGACCGAGAGCGGCTCGATCAAGCAGGCCGCAGCCTCACTGCGGATCGCACCCAGCGCCATCAGCCGGCAGGTGCAGGCGATCGAAGAGGAATTGTCGGTCAAGCTTTTCGATCGGGGCGCCCGCGGCATGGTCCTGACTGACGCAGGCCACCTGCTCTATCGCTATGCCGTCGAGAACCGCAATCAGCTCGACGGCATCCGGGTCAGGGTGCAGGAATTCGACACCTTGCGCCGCGGTCAGGTCAAAATCGCAACCGTCGAGGGCATGCTGGCAAATTTCCTGTCGAATTTTGTCGTCGATCTGGCCGGCGATTATCCCGGCATTTCGGTGTCCATCACGGTCCTGGGCTCGCGCGCCGTCGCCGAGATGGTGGGTCACAACGACGTCGATCTCGGTCTGGTGTTCGGCCGTTCGCCGCGGCGCGACCTGATCGAGCTGGCGCGCATGCAGCAATCACTGTGCCTGATCGTTTCGCCCCGTCATCCGCTGGCGGGCAGAAACCATTGCTCAGTGAAGGATCTCGCGGGTCTGCGCGTGGTGGTGCCGGATCCGTCCTTTGGCATCCGGCAGGAAATCGACCGGGCCTGCGCCAACAACAAGATACGGCTCGAAATCTGCAACGAAACGAACTCACTCACCTTCGCGCAAACGCTTGCCGCGCGTACCGATCTCGCCACCTTTCTTCCCCGCGATACCGCCATGCCGTCGCTGGAAGCGGGATTGCTGGTAGCCGTTCCGCTGCGGGACACGCGCCTGGAAGCAACGCAGGTCACCCTCGTTCAATTGGCGACCCGTAACATGTCACCATCCTGCCGCCTGGTGGCAGATCTCCTCGTCGGCAGAATGAAGGCCGTAAAAGAATGA
- a CDS encoding thiamine pyrophosphate-dependent enzyme — translation MSQTVAEVLVDVLERIGVKQVFGLIGDSLNPLGDAVRKSNIEWIGVRHEEGAALAASGQAKLTGRLAVCAGTTGPGSNHLVAGLYEASRDHAPVLALSGEMPRKMKGMDFFQSTEPDLLFRDLSLYTQTIISAAQAPGVIHQAIAAAYAGPGVAHLTLPQDVLSAKAEGAMSSVATLRPRAEVIPNDVDIDDAAKRIDAASSVVIMCGAGCRGVADLLRALSDRLKAPLVHTVRGKEIMNYEDPRWMGGLGMIGTKPVYHAVQRCELLVMIGTDYPYSNFLPAHGTVIQIDERPLALGRRTPTVLGITGSARPAIERLLEKTKAKADTRFFNNVTHERHQWDEMLDKQADLTRSRDKLHPQAVARAVSDLAAPDATFVFDTGLNTLWSGNWIRQNGTQRIIGSFNNAAVGTSLGQANGVQALDRTRQVIALTGDGGFNMLMGEFMTAVHHKLPIKVVIFNNSALGLITLEAESVGILPFRSAIEFPNPDFAALARACGAHGFTVKQPGVLTAALREAFACDGPAIVDCVVAPDEMPNMPHIELEQVGNYALAKIKEAVHAVTGG, via the coding sequence ATGTCGCAAACGGTAGCGGAAGTCCTCGTCGATGTGCTCGAGCGGATCGGCGTCAAGCAGGTCTTTGGCCTGATCGGCGACTCGCTCAACCCGCTTGGGGACGCCGTCCGCAAAAGCAACATCGAATGGATAGGCGTGCGGCACGAGGAAGGCGCTGCTCTGGCGGCGTCGGGCCAGGCGAAGCTCACAGGCAGACTGGCTGTCTGCGCCGGCACGACCGGCCCAGGCAGCAATCATTTGGTGGCGGGGCTGTACGAGGCAAGCCGTGACCACGCGCCGGTACTGGCGCTTTCGGGCGAGATGCCACGGAAGATGAAGGGGATGGATTTCTTTCAGTCGACCGAGCCTGATCTGCTGTTTCGCGACCTGTCGCTCTACACACAGACCATTATTTCCGCCGCACAGGCGCCGGGCGTGATCCATCAGGCGATCGCCGCGGCCTACGCCGGACCGGGCGTTGCCCACCTGACCCTGCCGCAGGACGTATTGTCGGCAAAGGCGGAAGGCGCGATGTCCAGCGTCGCGACGCTTCGGCCGCGTGCTGAAGTCATTCCGAACGATGTTGATATCGACGACGCAGCCAAGCGCATCGACGCCGCATCCAGCGTCGTCATCATGTGTGGTGCGGGCTGCCGTGGCGTTGCAGATTTATTGCGTGCGCTATCGGACAGGTTGAAGGCCCCGCTCGTTCACACGGTGCGAGGCAAGGAGATCATGAACTACGAAGACCCGCGCTGGATGGGCGGGCTCGGCATGATCGGCACCAAGCCGGTGTATCATGCTGTGCAGCGCTGCGAACTGCTGGTGATGATCGGGACGGACTACCCGTACTCGAACTTTCTGCCGGCGCACGGCACGGTGATCCAGATCGACGAACGGCCGCTTGCGCTCGGCCGCCGCACGCCGACGGTTCTCGGTATCACGGGATCGGCGCGTCCAGCGATCGAAAGGCTTCTCGAAAAGACCAAAGCCAAGGCCGACACGAGATTCTTTAACAACGTAACCCACGAGCGCCATCAATGGGACGAGATGCTCGACAAGCAGGCTGATTTGACCCGCAGCCGCGACAAGCTTCACCCGCAGGCGGTGGCTCGGGCGGTCAGCGACCTCGCTGCGCCAGACGCGACCTTCGTATTCGATACCGGCCTTAATACACTGTGGTCGGGAAACTGGATTCGCCAGAACGGGACGCAGCGGATCATCGGCTCCTTCAACAACGCCGCTGTCGGCACCTCGCTTGGCCAGGCCAATGGCGTCCAGGCGCTCGATCGGACCAGGCAGGTGATTGCGCTGACCGGTGACGGTGGTTTCAACATGCTGATGGGCGAGTTCATGACAGCGGTGCATCACAAGCTGCCGATCAAGGTCGTGATCTTCAACAACTCGGCGCTCGGGCTGATTACGCTGGAAGCAGAGAGCGTCGGCATCCTGCCGTTCCGCAGCGCCATCGAGTTTCCCAATCCGGACTTCGCGGCGCTTGCCCGTGCCTGTGGTGCCCATGGCTTCACCGTCAAGCAGCCGGGCGTGCTGACCGCTGCATTGCGTGAAGCGTTCGCGTGCGACGGACCTGCGATCGTGGATTGCGTGGTCGCTCCGGACGAGATGCCGAACATGCCTCATATCGAGCTTGAACAGGTAGGCAACTATGCCTTGGCCAAGATCAAGGAAGCGGTTCACGCGGTAACAGGCGGGTAA
- a CDS encoding ABC transporter ATP-binding protein, with amino-acid sequence MADSAIIELQGLCAGYGEVQVLWGVDMNVRRGEITALIGSNGAGKTTLMRVLSGLIPMQGGTYFADGRDVAGDTAAQLLAHGIVHVPEGRRLFGAMSIEDNLLMGAYSRKVSRAELGRNLDAVYGTFPKLRERRNQAAATLSGGEQQMCAIGRGLMSAPRLLMIDELSLGLSPLLVEQLVAALRSLNAEGMSILLVEQDVTTALDICHSAYVMDMGRIVRTGQGAELLADPIIRDAYLGVLED; translated from the coding sequence GTGGCTGATTCCGCGATCATCGAACTACAGGGGCTATGCGCCGGCTACGGCGAGGTGCAGGTGCTGTGGGGCGTCGACATGAACGTGCGGCGCGGCGAGATCACCGCCCTGATAGGCTCGAACGGTGCGGGCAAGACCACGTTGATGCGCGTGCTATCCGGATTGATCCCGATGCAGGGCGGCACCTATTTTGCCGATGGCAGGGATGTTGCCGGAGACACGGCCGCCCAGCTTCTCGCGCACGGCATTGTCCATGTCCCGGAAGGCCGGCGGCTGTTCGGCGCCATGAGCATCGAAGACAATCTCTTGATGGGCGCCTATTCACGGAAGGTGAGCCGCGCCGAACTCGGCCGTAATCTCGATGCCGTCTATGGCACTTTCCCGAAATTGCGCGAGCGCCGCAACCAGGCGGCGGCGACACTCTCTGGCGGAGAACAGCAGATGTGCGCGATCGGCCGCGGCCTGATGAGCGCGCCGCGGCTCTTGATGATCGACGAGTTGTCACTCGGTCTTTCGCCGTTGCTGGTCGAGCAGTTGGTCGCGGCGCTGCGATCGCTGAATGCCGAGGGCATGTCGATCCTTCTGGTTGAACAGGATGTCACGACCGCGCTCGATATTTGTCATTCCGCCTACGTCATGGACATGGGCCGCATCGTGCGGACGGGCCAGGGTGCAGAATTGCTGGCCGATCCGATTATTCGCGATGCCTATCTTGGCGTGCTCGAGGATTGA
- a CDS encoding DUF3830 family protein: MSQLIVHAGDFTFQARFEEQLAPKTCAAFRKAMPFESQAIHVRWSGEAVWMPLGDLDFGVSYENHTSYPAPGQIILYPGGISETEILLAYGGVHFASKMGQLAGNHFITLTSDLENLATFGKTVLWTGAQKIRFEEV, translated from the coding sequence ATGAGCCAACTCATTGTCCACGCCGGCGACTTCACGTTTCAGGCGCGCTTTGAAGAGCAGCTGGCGCCCAAAACCTGCGCCGCGTTCCGCAAGGCGATGCCGTTCGAAAGCCAGGCGATTCACGTGCGCTGGAGCGGCGAGGCGGTCTGGATGCCGCTTGGCGATCTGGACTTCGGCGTCTCCTACGAGAACCACACCAGCTATCCCGCGCCCGGCCAGATCATTCTTTATCCCGGCGGGATCAGCGAGACCGAAATTCTTCTGGCCTATGGCGGCGTGCACTTCGCCAGCAAGATGGGCCAGCTCGCCGGCAACCATTTCATTACGCTGACTTCGGATCTCGAGAACCTGGCTACATTCGGCAAGACCGTGCTGTGGACGGGCGCGCAGAAGATCCGTTTCGAGGAAGTCTAG
- a CDS encoding ABC transporter ATP-binding protein — protein sequence MSEGSSEILRLDAVSRRFSGLQALRGVTLGIKQGEVLGLIGPNGAGKTTLVNTICGVTPASGGTISFLGKDITRIRTYQAARLGLSRTFQIVQPFAEFSALDNVAAAALFSQPGESLKSAREEARAHLAFVGLETQATQPAATLTLAMRKRLELAKALAMKPKLLFLDEVNAGLNSAEVARATRLIHELAAGGITIVMIEHLMKVVLNVCTRIAVLHNGQLIADGLPRDVIKNPAVVDAYLGQQYAQRNATGG from the coding sequence ATGTCTGAGGGCTCATCTGAGATTTTGCGCCTTGATGCCGTGTCCCGGCGCTTCAGCGGACTTCAGGCGCTGCGCGGCGTCACGCTTGGCATCAAGCAGGGTGAAGTGCTGGGATTGATCGGCCCGAATGGCGCCGGCAAGACCACGCTCGTCAACACGATTTGCGGCGTGACGCCGGCAAGCGGCGGCACCATTAGCTTTCTTGGAAAAGACATCACGCGTATCAGGACCTATCAGGCCGCGCGGCTCGGGCTGTCACGCACCTTCCAGATCGTGCAGCCGTTCGCCGAATTCTCCGCGCTCGACAATGTCGCCGCGGCGGCACTGTTCTCCCAGCCGGGCGAAAGCCTGAAGTCCGCGCGCGAGGAAGCCCGTGCCCATCTCGCGTTCGTTGGATTGGAGACGCAGGCGACCCAGCCTGCGGCAACGCTGACGCTGGCAATGCGCAAGCGGCTTGAATTGGCCAAAGCGCTGGCCATGAAACCGAAGCTGTTATTCCTCGACGAAGTCAACGCCGGCCTGAACAGCGCCGAGGTGGCGCGGGCGACCAGGCTCATTCATGAACTCGCCGCAGGCGGCATCACCATCGTCATGATCGAACATTTGATGAAGGTCGTGCTCAATGTTTGCACCCGCATTGCGGTGCTTCACAACGGACAATTGATCGCCGACGGGCTGCCGCGCGACGTCATCAAGAATCCGGCCGTGGTCGACGCCTATCTCGGGCAGCAATACGCGCAACGGAATGCGACCGGTGGCTGA
- a CDS encoding branched-chain amino acid ABC transporter permease, which translates to MSRANLALLVLLFCLASLPLFGGAYALRLGTMACMYSILALSWNVVGGFAGYPSFATAAFFGFGAYATGVLLNMGLPLLPSILLTFVASFLLAAVLGAVLLRLRGHYFAIASLSLVEVLRELVNNATDLTGGGMGLNIPLASGSGILADAMFFFYAMWGLLLATALMVIAVSMSKLGFGLSCIRQNETASGMVGLNATLYKSIAFGLSACFVGAAGGIYAAWVHYIDPSDVFDVLYSVQPIVMALMGGLGSPLGVVGGAFLYLGLEEVVWRNYIQIHSGVLGVLIVLLLLFLPHGLISLRPGMFTRKAKHV; encoded by the coding sequence ATGAGCAGGGCCAATCTGGCGCTTCTGGTGTTGCTCTTCTGTCTGGCGTCATTGCCGCTGTTCGGCGGGGCCTATGCGCTGCGGCTCGGCACCATGGCCTGCATGTATTCCATCCTCGCTCTGTCGTGGAATGTCGTCGGTGGATTTGCCGGATATCCGTCGTTCGCAACGGCGGCGTTTTTCGGCTTCGGCGCCTACGCGACCGGCGTGCTGCTCAACATGGGCCTGCCATTGCTCCCGTCCATTTTGCTGACGTTCGTGGCTTCGTTCCTGCTGGCGGCCGTGCTTGGCGCCGTGCTGCTGCGCTTGCGCGGCCATTACTTCGCAATCGCGAGCCTGTCGCTGGTCGAGGTGTTGCGCGAACTCGTCAACAACGCCACCGATCTGACCGGCGGCGGCATGGGTTTGAACATCCCGCTGGCGTCCGGCTCCGGCATTCTGGCGGACGCCATGTTCTTCTTCTACGCGATGTGGGGATTATTGCTGGCAACCGCGCTGATGGTGATTGCGGTTTCGATGTCGAAGCTTGGCTTCGGGCTTTCCTGTATCCGGCAGAACGAGACCGCTTCCGGCATGGTCGGCCTCAATGCTACGCTCTACAAAAGCATCGCATTCGGATTGTCGGCCTGCTTCGTCGGCGCCGCCGGCGGCATCTATGCGGCGTGGGTGCACTACATCGATCCGTCCGACGTGTTCGACGTGCTCTATTCCGTCCAACCCATTGTGATGGCGTTGATGGGGGGGCTCGGCTCGCCGCTTGGCGTGGTCGGGGGCGCGTTCCTTTATCTTGGGTTGGAAGAGGTGGTCTGGCGCAATTACATCCAGATCCACAGCGGCGTGCTCGGCGTTCTCATCGTCCTGCTCCTGCTGTTCCTGCCGCACGGCCTGATCTCGTTGCGTCCGGGCATGTTCACGCGAAAGGCGAAGCATGTCTGA
- a CDS encoding branched-chain amino acid ABC transporter permease: MWVAQVLINALVLGCLYACIAIGFSLVWGVLNVINLIHGSFIVLGSYLALALYQSLSISPWYALIVAAPLFFVFGYLLQRLLLNRVINAPVLVTLTLTFGLDLILNNAMIYFFKADYRKLTLNPPMGSVSLFDVVVPVDRLIATAAALALTGLLYLVLRRSRVGRAIVAVRLDRDAAVLMGVDVKSIYAIAFGLGAALAGCAGVLMALIYPISPLTSSTFLGKAFVVCVLGGLGSVSGALAGGLLLALVEGVGTTFLGPEHATTLSFVLLIIFLIVRPQGLLGRKGFE; the protein is encoded by the coding sequence ATGTGGGTAGCCCAGGTGCTCATCAACGCCCTGGTGCTGGGCTGCCTCTATGCCTGCATTGCGATCGGATTCTCGCTGGTATGGGGCGTCCTCAACGTCATCAACCTGATCCATGGGTCGTTCATCGTTCTTGGATCCTATCTCGCCTTGGCTCTTTATCAGTCGCTGTCGATCTCGCCATGGTATGCGCTGATCGTCGCCGCACCGCTGTTTTTCGTTTTCGGCTACCTGCTGCAGCGGCTGTTGCTCAACCGCGTCATCAACGCGCCGGTGCTGGTGACGCTGACGCTGACATTCGGGCTCGACCTGATCCTGAACAATGCGATGATCTATTTCTTCAAGGCGGATTACCGCAAGCTGACCCTGAATCCTCCGATGGGCTCGGTCTCGCTGTTTGACGTGGTGGTGCCGGTTGACCGCTTGATCGCCACTGCCGCCGCGTTGGCGCTGACGGGATTGCTTTATCTTGTATTGCGGCGCTCGCGGGTCGGGCGCGCCATCGTTGCGGTCAGGCTGGATCGCGATGCGGCCGTGCTGATGGGCGTCGATGTCAAATCGATCTACGCCATAGCGTTCGGTCTTGGTGCGGCGCTGGCGGGATGCGCAGGCGTGCTGATGGCGTTGATCTATCCGATTTCGCCGCTGACTTCCTCGACCTTTCTCGGCAAGGCCTTCGTCGTTTGTGTGCTCGGCGGTCTCGGCAGCGTATCGGGTGCGCTCGCCGGCGGCCTGTTGCTGGCGCTGGTCGAAGGCGTGGGAACGACGTTCCTCGGACCGGAGCATGCGACCACGCTTTCCTTTGTGCTGCTGATCATATTCCTGATTGTCAGGCCACAGGGGCTGCTCGGCCGAAAGGGTTTCGAATGA